The following proteins are co-located in the Hevea brasiliensis isolate MT/VB/25A 57/8 chromosome 11, ASM3005281v1, whole genome shotgun sequence genome:
- the LOC110637335 gene encoding cytochrome b-c1 complex subunit 7-2, mitochondrial, with protein sequence MSSFLQSFIDPRKNWFAKQHMKALSKRLRKYGLRYDDLYDPYYELDIKEALNRLPREIVDARNQRLKRAMDLSMKHEYLPEDLQAMQTPFRSYLQDMLALVKKERAEREALGALPLYQRTIP encoded by the exons ATGTCGTCGTTTTTGCAATCATTTATTGATCCAAGGAAGAACTGGTTCGCTAAACAGCACATGAAAGCTCTTTCCAAACGCCTTCGCAAATATG GCCTTAGATACGACGATCTTTACGATCCCTACTACGAACTGGACATCAAGGAGGCGCTTAATCGGCTCCCTAGAGAGATTGTGGATGCTCGTAACCAGCGCCTCAAGCGCGCCATGGACCTCTCCATGAAGCACGAGTACCTTCCCGAGGACCTACAG GCCATGCAAACCCCTTTCAGGAGCTACCTTCAAGATATGCTGGCACTT GTGAAGAAGGAAAGAGCTGAACGTGAGGCTTTGGGAGCTTTGCCGCTCTATCAGCGCACCATTCCTTGA